From a region of the Solanum stenotomum isolate F172 chromosome 2, ASM1918654v1, whole genome shotgun sequence genome:
- the LOC125854409 gene encoding plastocyanin, with the protein MATVTSAAVAIPSFTGLKAGGASSSSRVSTAASAKVAAAPAARLTVKASLKDVGAVVAATAVSAMLASNAMALDVLLGGDDGSLAFIPGNFSVSAGEKITFKNNAGFPHNVVFDEDEIPAGVDASKISMAEEDLLNAAGETYSVTLSEKGTYTFYCAPHQGAGMVGKVTVN; encoded by the coding sequence ATGGCCACTGTTACCTCTGCTGCTGTTGCTATTCCATCTTTCACTGGCCTCAAGGCTGGTGGTGCTTCCTCATCTTCCAGAGTTAGCACCGCTGCATCCGCCAAGGTGGCAGCTGCCCCAGCTGCCAGATTGACCGTGAAGGCGTCTTTGAAAGATGTTGGTGCTGTTGTTGCTGCCACCGCTGTTAGCGCGATGCTTGCTAGCAATGCCATGGCACTTGATGTGTTGCTTGGTGGTGATGATGGGAGTCTTGCTTTTATTCCTGGAAACTTCAGCGTTAGCGCTGGTGAGAAAATTACATTCAAGAACAATGCAGGGTTCCCACACAACGTCGTATTCGATGAGGATGAAATCCCAGCTGGTGTAGATGCAAGTAAGATTTCCATGGCTGAAGAGGATCTTCTGAATGCAGCAGGAGAGACATACAGTGTCACTTTGAGTGAGAAAGGAACTTACACTTTCTACTGTGCACCTCACCAGGGAGCTGGAATGGTTGGCAAAGTTACTGTTAACTAA
- the LOC125854382 gene encoding uncharacterized protein LOC125854382: MEKYCGLSHLFMTVFLSCFSTFMVIPPMIDITLSAICPGQDECSLAIYLTGVQQAIVGLGSLVMMPVLGNLSDTYGRKLMLTLPMTLSIFPLAILAYSRTRYYFYAYYVLRTLIAMICEGSVQCLALAYVADNVPESRRASVFGVLSGIASSAFVCGNLSARFLSTASTFQVAAAMAVIALVYMKMFLPESITKGNICSKKSETSCLLEKAPKKGFQFFKTLPSFSDMLCLLKTSSTFLQAAIVSFFVNVAQVGLEASLLYFLKAQFHFNKNQFADLLIISGIAGSISQLLLMPILAPAFGEEKLLSIGLFFSCLHMLLYSIAWSSWVPYASAMISVLSIFAMPCLKSIASKQIGPNEQGKVQGCITGICSFASVVSPLIFSPLTALFLSQNAPFHYPGFGLACAAFASMLAFIQSLMIKPDENVTNWSVNDSNLAEP, translated from the exons ATGGAGAAATATTGTGGTTTGAGTCACCTATTCATGACagtatttttgagttgtttctCTACATTCATGGTGATTCCACCTATGATTGATATTACATTATCAGCCATTTGTCCAGGCCAAGATGAATGCTCACTTGCTATTTACCTCACCGGAGTTCAACAAGCG ATAGTAGGTTTGGGATCATTAGTGATGATGCCAGTGTTGGGGAATTTGTCAGACACATATGGGAGAAAACTCATGCTTACTCTTCCAATGACTCTTTCCATCTTCCCTTTAG CCATACTGGCATATAGCAGGACACGATACTATTTTTACGCTTACTACGTGCTGAGAACACTCATTGCCATGATTTGTGAAGGAAGTGTTCAATGTCTTGCTCTTGCCTATGTG GCTGATAATGTTCCAGAAAGTCGTCGTGCCTCTGTTTTTGGAGTCCTCTCAGGAATTGCTTCCTCTGCTTTTGTCTGTGGAAACCTCTCTGCTCGCTTCCTATCCACTGCTTCCACTTTCCAA GTTGCTGCAGCAATGGCAGTGATAGCTTTAGTATACATGAAGATGTTCCTCCCTGAATCGATAACGAAAGGTAACATTTGCTCGAAAAAATCAGAGACTAGTTGTCTATTGGAAAAAGCTCCAAAGAAAGGATTCcaatttttcaagacattgccTTCTTTCAGTGATATGCTCTGTTTGTTGAAGACCAG CTCGACATTTTTACAAGCAGCTATTGTTTCATTCTTTGTCAATGTTGCACAAGTTGGCCTTGAGGCTTCTTTACTT TATTTCTTGAAGGCACAATTTCACTTTAACAAAAATCAATTTGCTGATTTGTTGATAATTTCTGGGATAGCAGGATCTATATCACAG CTACTTCTCATGCCCATATTAGCTCCTGCTTTTGGAGAAGAGAAGTTGCTTTCTATTGGCCTCTTCTTCAGTTGTCTTCAT ATGTTGCTTTACAGCATTGCTTGGTCCTCTTGG GTCCCTTATGCTAGTGCTATGATCTCAGTTTTGTCTATTTTTGCAATGCCATGT TTAAAGAGCATTGCATCTAAGCAAATTGGGCCAAATGAGCAG GGAAAAGTCCAGGGATGCATCACAGGCATATGTTCATTTGCAAGTGTAGTTTCTCCACtaatttttagtcctttaacaG CTTTATTTCTATCGCAAAATGCCCCGTTCCATTACCCAGGATTCGGTTTAGCTTGTGCTGCATTTGCATCA ATGCTAGCCTTCATTCAGAGTCTTATGATAAAGCCTGATGAAAATGTAACCAATTGGAGTGTAAATGATTCAAACTTAGCAGAGCCATAG
- the LOC125854369 gene encoding phospholipase D delta-like, with the protein MADENCENVVYLHGDFDLKIIEARRLPNMDLVTERLSRCFTALDICRKPFTRRRRKGHHRKIITSDPYVTVCLTGATVARTRVISNCQDPVWNEHFKIPLAHPVSVVEFQVKDNDVFGADYIGVATVPAEKIKSGELIDDWFPIIGPYGKPPKPDCAIRLQMKFIHCDGNPAYNGGVSEDCGLKASYFPARHGGSVTLYQDAHVPDGMLPEIKLDDDKIFEHSKCWEDICHAILEAHHLVYVVGWSIFHKVKLVREPSKPLPSGGDLTLGELLKYKSEEGVRVLLLVWDDKTSHSKFFIQTDGVMQTHDEETRKFFKHSSVNCVLAPRYASSKLSIFKQQVVGTLYTHHQKCVIVDTQASGNNRKVSAFIGGLDLCDGRYDTPEHRLFRDLDTVFKDDYHNPTFSAGTKAPRQPWHDLHCKIEGPAAYDVLTNFEQRWRKATKWSEFGRRLKKISHWHDDALIKIERISWITSPSSSVPNDDQSLWVSKEDDPENWHVQVFRSIDSGSLKGFPKDVLLAESQNLVCAKNLVIDRSIQMAYIQAIRQAQHFIYIENQYFLGSSYAWPSYKEAGADNLIPMELALKIASKIRAKERFAVYIVIPMWPEGVPTSASVQEILYWQRQTMKMMYGIIAQELKSSQLQDVHLSDYLNFYCLGNREELRGESKSNYASNGDLISASQKFGRFMIYVHAKGMIVDDEYVILGSANINQRSMAGSRDTEIAMGAYQPHHTWAMKKRHPHGQVYGYRMSLWAEHMGKLDDIFTKPESLNCVKHVNEVAEDNWNRFTADEFKPLQGHLLKYPVQVGTDGKVSSLPGHEYFPDVGGKILGARTNLPDALTT; encoded by the exons atggCGGATGAGAATTGTGAAAATGTGGTATATCTTCATGGAGACTTTGATTTGAAGATTATAGAAGCTCGAAGGTTACCTAACATGGATTTGGTAACCGAACGTCTCAGTCGATGCTTTACAGCTTTAGATATCTGTCGGAAACCGTTTACTCGCCGGAGAAGGAAAGGTCATCACCGGAAAATCATCACTAGTGATCCGTATGTTACGGTTTGTTTAACCGGCGCTACTGTGGCGCGTACGCGCGTGATATCGAATTGTCAGGATCCTGTTTGGAATGAGCATTTTAAAATCCCGCTTGCTCATCCTGTTTCAGTTGTAGAGTTTCAGGTTAAGGATAATGATGTTTTCGGTGCGGATTATATCGGCGTTGCTACCGTGCCGGCTGAGAAGATCAAGTCCGGTGAGCTAATTGATGATTGGTTTCCTATAATTGGACCTTATGGAAAACCTCCGAAGCCTGATTGTGCGATTCGGCTGCAAATGAAATTCATCCATTGTGATGGTAATCCGGCGTATAACGGCGGTGTATCAGAAGATTGCGGCCTGAAAGCGAGTTATTTCCCAGCGAGGCACGGAGGATCTGTTACTCTGTATCAGGACGCGCACGTGCCTGACGGAATGTTACCGGAGATTAAATTGGATGATGACAAGATATTCGAGCATAGCAAGTGTTGGGAAGATATATGTCATGCGATATTGGAGGCACATCATTTGGTGTACGTGGTAGGGTGGTCAATTTTTCACAAGGTGAAGCTGGTTAGGGAGCCAAGTAAGCCGTTGCCAAGCGGCGGAGATTTGACACTTGGAGAGTTGCTTAAGTACAAATCGGAGGAAGGTGTGAGGGTATTGCTGTTGGTTTGGGATGATAAGACTTCTCACAGCAAGTTCTTCATTCAAACG GATGGAGTGATGCAAACTCATGATGAAGAAACTCGGAAATTTTTTAAGCACTCATCTGTCAACTGTGTGCTGGCACCTCGTTACGCGAGCAGTAAGCTAAGCATTTTCAAGCAACAG GTGGTTGGAACCCTTTATACGCACCATCAGAAGTGTGTGATTGTGGACACACAAGCCAGTGGTAATAACCGAAAGGTTTCAGCTTTCATTGGCGGTCTAGACCTCTGTGACGGGCGTTATGATACACCTGAGCATAGATTATTCCGTGATCTTGACACAGTCTTCAAGGATGATTATCATAATCCAACATTTAGT GCAGGAACCAAGGCGCCTAGACAGCCATGGCATGATTTGCATTGCAAGATCGAAGGACCTGCCGCATATGATGTACTCACAAACTTTGAGCAGCGGTGGAGAAAAGCCACAAAATGGTCAGAGTTTGGAAGACGTTTGAAAAAGATATCTCATTGGCACGACGATGCTTTGATCAAAATAGAAAGAATTTCTTGGATTACAAGTCCTTCCTCCTCTGTTCCAAATGATGACCAATCTTTGTGGGTTTCCAAGGAAGACGATCCTGAAAACTGGCATGTTCAG GTCTTTCGATCTATTGACTCAGGGTCCTTGAAAGGATTTCCAAAAGATGTTCTTTTGGCTGAATCACAG AACCTTGTCTGTGCAAAAAATTTGGTGATTGATAGAAGCATCCAGATGGCATATATTCAAGCAATTAGACAGGCACAGCATTTTATCTATATTGAAAATCAATATTTCCTTGGGTCATCATATGCTTGGCCTTCATACAAAGAAGCAG GTGCTGATAATTTAATTCCCATGGAGCTTGCATTAAAAATAGCCAGCAAAATTCGGGCAAAAGAGCGATTTGCTGTTTATATTGTCATTCCAATGTGGCCCGAGGGAGTCCCCACTTCTGCCTCAGTGCAAGAAATTCTGTATTGGCAG AGGCAAACTATGAAAATGATGTATGGAATCATCGCTCAAGAGCTAAAATCTTCTCAACTTCAAGATGTACATCTTTCTGACTACTTAAACTTCTATTGTCTGGGTAATCGAGAAGAATTACGTGGAGAATCAAAGTCTAACTATGCTTCAAATGGCGATTTG ATTTCAGCTTCACAGAAATTTGGACGGTTTATGATTTATGTACATGCCAAGGGGATGATAGTGGATGATGAGTATGTCATTTTAGGATCTGCCAATATTAACCAAAGATCTATGGCTGGTTCAAGAGACACAGAGATAGCTATGGGTGCATATCAACCTCATCACACTTGGGCTATGAAGAAAAGGCATCCACATGGCCAG GTATATGGTTATAGAATGTCTCTATGGGCAGAGCACATGGGCAAGTTAGACGATATCTTCACAAAGCCAGAAAGTTTGAACTGCGTGAAGCATGTAAATGAGGTTGCTGAAGATAACTGGAATAGATTTACAGCTGACGAATTCAAACCTTTACAAGGTCATCTTCTCAAGTATCCAGTCCAAGTAGGTACTGATGGGAAAGTAAGTTCCTTGCCTGGTCATGAATATTTTCCTGATGTTGGTGGTAAAATACTAGGAGCTCGAACCAATCTTCCTGATGCTTTAACCACATAA
- the LOC125854386 gene encoding F-box/kelch-repeat protein At3g23880-like → METSKRRAAATASIANLTNDNSVLPIELIFFEILIRLPVKTLLKMRSVSKSWISRISTPEFVKAHLNFSTNNREFAHHRVLSVRSGSHIHDDGHITRWRYFRTFSLYAILYGESPCFPVELHNFGVSYNVLGSCDGLFVISKTWYDNDIENLFLWNPSIRKLSKLPYSGIDVHKRRFAYGFGYIECQNDYQIVEIVASKPSYLIADISVYSLRNNSWKTIQEFPSISLPENVKFVKGKLHWITGGGSGNNATWFNPGDEKFGNVALPNPSGDTFNWKLVSSSGNLCMTCDYRNKTDVWIMKEYGLAESWTIVGSIPKFVNKVVLPIFISHNDEILLQDVSGLVWWYVSRDDGSFDRPEDQTRCEYDRGSELNLYIESLVSPNSP, encoded by the coding sequence ATGGAAACCTCGAAGCGCAGAGCAGCAGCAACAGCATCAATTGCTAATTTAACCAATGATAATTCAGTTCTTCCTATAGaactaatattttttgaaatactcATAAGGCTGCCTGTGAAAACCTTGCTGAAGATGAGATCTGTTTCAAAATCCTGGATTTCTCGCATCTCAACTCCCGAATTTGTCAAAGCACATCTAAATTTTTCAACCAATAATCGAGAATTTGCTCACCACAGGGTTCTCAGTGTCAGGTCAGGTTCTCACATTCACGACGACGGACATATTACTAGATGGAGATATTTCCGTACCTTTTCTCTTTACGCAATTCTATATGGAGAATCTCCCTGTTTTCCTGTTGAGCTTCATAATTTTGGTGTAAGTTATAATGTTTTGGGTTCATGTGATGGATTGTTCGTTATTTCAAAAACCTGGTATGATAATGACATTGAGAATCTGTTTCTATGGAATCCGTCAATTAGAAAGTTGAGTAAACTTCCTTATTCAGGAATTGATGTGCACAAACGTAGATTTGCTTATGGATTTGGTTATATCGAATGTCAAAATGATTACCAGATTGTTGAAATTGTGGCAAGTAAACCTAGTTATCTCATTGCTGATATTAGTGTTTATAGTTTACGAAATAATTCGTGGAAAACCATTCAAGAGTTCCCAAGCATCTCTTTGCCTGAAAATGTTAAATTTGTTAAAGGAAAGCTTCATTGGATCACTGGTGGTGGTAGTGGTAATAACGCCACATGGTTCAACCCCGGAGATGAGAAGTTTGGCAATGTAGCATTGCCGAACCCAAGTGGTGACACTTTTAACTGGAAATTAGTGTCTTCATCTGGTAATCTATGTATGACTTGTGACTATAGAAACAAAACAGATGTGTGGATAATGAAGGAGTATGGACTTGCAGAATCATGGACCATTGTGGGTTCGATCCCTAAATTTGTAAATAAGGtggttttgccgattttcatctCTCATAATGATGAAATTCTATTGCAAGACGTTTCAGGTTTAGTGTGGTGGTATGTTTCAAGAGATGATGGCAGTTTTGATCGTCCTGAGGATCAAACACGTTGTGAATATGATCGTGGAAGTGAGCTTAATCTATACATTGAAAGTCTTGTTTCGCCAAATTCTCCTTGA